The Saccharomonospora cyanea NA-134 genome includes a region encoding these proteins:
- a CDS encoding PQQ-dependent sugar dehydrogenase, which translates to MRRGPRRSWSIAVLAAVAVVPVGCARFDDSTAATDWRDAPELSAEVAPQPELPEVDESPAPRGPSQSETPVPPPEGCTDYDKAVIATCLDTVSAVAPLPSDGSTVTALAGERRSGRVFLVGTDGEQQEFATLDVEATGDGGLTGLALSPTYAEDGLVFAYITTPADNRVVRFAQGQAPKPVLTGIPKGSTNNRGALLAGADGTLLVATGDAGNAKATADPASLAGKVLRIDPSGKPAKGNPKADSAVYASGLHAPGGMCGTADGSRLWVTDQAKEHDVVYRIEEGEDLSVPAWTWKDKPGVSGCADWTDMLAVSTEEAGNVQNLPLTEDGSVGGEPQITLDGENGTAYGRLGSLAQVTGDVAVAGTVNKDGGAPVSSDDRVVIIVRQPASGSGRD; encoded by the coding sequence GTGCGCAGGGGTCCGAGACGCTCGTGGTCGATAGCGGTTCTGGCCGCTGTGGCCGTCGTGCCCGTCGGTTGTGCGCGGTTCGACGACTCGACCGCCGCCACCGACTGGCGGGACGCCCCGGAACTCTCGGCGGAGGTGGCACCGCAACCGGAGCTTCCCGAGGTCGACGAGAGCCCCGCTCCCCGCGGGCCCTCCCAGTCGGAGACTCCCGTGCCCCCGCCCGAGGGCTGCACCGACTACGACAAGGCCGTCATCGCCACCTGTCTCGACACGGTGTCAGCCGTCGCGCCGCTGCCGTCAGACGGATCCACCGTGACCGCTCTCGCGGGCGAGCGTCGCAGCGGCCGGGTGTTCCTCGTCGGTACCGACGGTGAGCAGCAGGAGTTCGCGACCCTGGACGTCGAGGCCACCGGTGACGGCGGTCTGACCGGGCTCGCGCTCTCCCCCACCTACGCCGAGGACGGCCTCGTCTTCGCCTACATCACCACCCCGGCCGACAACCGGGTGGTTCGCTTCGCGCAGGGGCAGGCCCCCAAGCCCGTGCTCACCGGCATCCCGAAGGGATCGACCAACAACCGGGGTGCGTTGCTCGCCGGAGCCGACGGGACGCTCCTGGTGGCCACCGGCGACGCGGGCAACGCGAAAGCGACCGCCGACCCCGCCTCTCTCGCCGGGAAGGTGCTGCGCATCGATCCCTCCGGCAAGCCTGCGAAGGGCAACCCCAAGGCGGACTCCGCCGTGTACGCGAGCGGACTGCACGCGCCCGGAGGCATGTGCGGCACGGCCGACGGCTCGCGGCTGTGGGTCACCGACCAGGCGAAGGAACACGACGTGGTGTACCGGATCGAGGAGGGCGAGGACCTTTCGGTGCCCGCCTGGACGTGGAAGGACAAGCCCGGCGTCAGCGGTTGTGCCGACTGGACCGACATGCTCGCCGTCTCCACCGAGGAGGCGGGCAACGTGCAGAACCTGCCGTTGACGGAGGACGGCTCGGTCGGCGGCGAACCACAGATCACGTTGGACGGAGAGAACGGCACCGCCTACGGCCGGCTCGGCAGCCTCGCTCAGGTGACGGGCGACGTCGCCGTCGCGGGAACGGTCAACAAGGACGGCGGCGCGCCGGTCTCCAGCGACGACCGAGTGGTCATCATCGTGCGCCAGCCCGCTTCCGGTTCGGGCCGCGACTGA
- a CDS encoding 2-hydroxyacid dehydrogenase, translating into MTITVLVPDDDGVTALSEVPGVRAVRYHVDSLAEGVPAEAAEAEVLIPGAKPAALLPLLDAMPRLRLIQLLSAGAENWTDQVPDGVLLSTCRGAHGGSTAEWVMAVLLSTYRGLPEFAEAQRARTWSPSTGRTLQGSRVLVVGAGDVGNELRRRLVPFDAWVTMVGFTPREGVHGVEELPELLPDTDVVVLVTPLTSHTRGMVDAAFLAALPDGALLVNASRGPVVDTDALLAELTTGRLSAALDVTDPEPLPADHPLWTAPNVVITPHVGGAVRDARRRSYRVVAAEIERYVRGELPDNLVQGEY; encoded by the coding sequence GTGACCATCACCGTTCTCGTTCCCGATGACGACGGCGTGACGGCGCTGTCGGAGGTGCCTGGCGTGCGGGCCGTGCGCTACCACGTCGACTCCCTCGCCGAGGGCGTGCCCGCCGAGGCCGCCGAGGCCGAGGTGCTCATTCCGGGCGCCAAGCCCGCCGCGTTGCTGCCGTTGCTCGATGCCATGCCGAGGTTACGACTGATCCAGCTGTTGTCGGCGGGCGCCGAGAACTGGACCGACCAGGTGCCGGACGGGGTGCTGCTGTCCACCTGCCGGGGCGCCCACGGGGGCAGCACCGCCGAGTGGGTCATGGCGGTGCTGCTTTCCACCTATCGGGGCCTTCCCGAGTTCGCCGAAGCCCAGCGGGCGAGGACGTGGAGCCCGAGCACCGGACGCACGTTGCAGGGCAGCAGGGTGCTGGTGGTGGGTGCCGGCGACGTGGGCAACGAGCTGCGGCGCAGGCTCGTCCCGTTCGACGCGTGGGTCACGATGGTGGGCTTCACCCCCCGTGAGGGCGTCCACGGGGTCGAGGAACTGCCGGAGCTCCTGCCGGACACCGACGTGGTGGTGTTGGTGACGCCTCTGACGTCACACACGAGGGGGATGGTGGACGCCGCGTTCCTCGCCGCGCTGCCCGACGGTGCACTGCTCGTGAACGCCTCCCGTGGACCGGTCGTGGACACCGACGCGTTGCTGGCCGAGCTCACCACCGGCCGGTTGAGCGCGGCGCTGGACGTCACCGATCCGGAACCGCTGCCCGCCGACCACCCGTTGTGGACCGCGCCGAACGTGGTCATCACTCCGCACGTCGGCGGGGCCGTTCGCGACGCGCGGCGCCGTTCGTACCGGGTGGTGGCCGCCGAGATCGAGCGCTACGTGCGCGGGGAGCTGCCGGACAACCTGGTGCAGGGCGAGTACTGA